The following coding sequences lie in one Wolbachia endosymbiont strain TRS of Brugia malayi genomic window:
- the putA gene encoding bifunctional proline dehydrogenase/L-glutamate gamma-semialdehyde dehydrogenase PutA encodes MISSIQEPNELRKRLQGFYRTDEKSYARYLVEKIELSADSKNRIYNIAKQVVEKIKGSKLDVIDSFMQQYSLSSDEGVALMCLAESLLRIPDDYTIDELIKDKIANQEWSKHLGRSSSLFVNASTWSLMIGSSVLRGNEEGPRFYHVISKLLKNFGEPIIRKAVKQAMLMLGKHFIVGETIEEALESIRSDSHSKFLCSFSILGEAAHTAENAEEYFNSYMHAIKAIGESTDTSDCFKSHGISIKFSSLHPRYEFCQFGNIAGELKTKVLELCHEAKKYNISLCIDAEESERLEMSLVLFEQLRLDESLSQWEGLGLAVQAYQKRALSVLDFVEDVAIRSKHKIMVRLVKGAYWDSEIKRTQELGLSSYPVFTRKSYTDVCYLACARKLLSKASHFYPCFGTHNAYTFATIVELADKNHPGFEFQRLHGIGKNLYDYAMSELATSIDCRIYAPVGKHSDLLPYLIRRLLENGANSSFVNQINGSDVKIEELISDPLEKAKSLGYEPHSSIPLPQDIFGEERKNSLGMDIGDSVTVSQFANDIKELSGKKWQVGPIINGESLFDSAKFIEVVNPAHLENVIGEVSNTTSDQALNALEVAHSAFIKWQNVSAEKRTVYLEKAADLLEEKMKELIYILIVEAGKVLSDAITEVREAVDFLRYYAIIARNELSNWKKLQGPTGEDNFIFFEGRGVFLCISPWNFPLAIFIGQVSAALAAGNAVLAKPAEQTPIIAYEAVKILHEAGIPKDVLHLIPGDGQYLGKALVPDNRISGVAFTGSTQTAQMINRMLASRNGPIVPFIAETGGLNAMIVDSSALLEQVTVDVLLSAFRSAGQRCSALKVLFIQEDIAEKQIKMICDAAQELKVGDPIQLSTDIGPIIDKASIDMLTKYTEKMSGDRDSSLLSKVPMDTNSHNGHFFSPYIYEIQKISQLKQEVFGPILHIIRFNKSQLNGVISDINNTGYGLTFSLQSRIQNQIDSISRKISVGNVYINRDQVGATVGVQPFGGRGLSGTGPKAGGPNYLQRFSTEKVVSVNTAAFGGNTKLMCLD; translated from the coding sequence ATGATCAGCTCTATACAAGAACCTAACGAATTAAGAAAACGTTTGCAGGGGTTTTATCGTACTGATGAAAAAAGCTATGCACGTTATCTTGTAGAAAAAATAGAGCTTTCTGCTGATTCGAAAAATAGGATTTACAATATTGCAAAACAAGTTGTTGAAAAAATTAAAGGCAGCAAATTAGATGTCATAGATTCTTTTATGCAGCAGTACTCGCTTTCTAGTGACGAAGGAGTAGCACTAATGTGTCTTGCTGAGTCACTACTTAGAATACCAGATGATTATACGATAGACGAACTAATCAAAGATAAAATTGCCAATCAAGAATGGAGTAAACACTTAGGGCGTTCTTCTTCATTGTTTGTTAATGCTTCTACGTGGAGCTTGATGATAGGAAGTAGTGTATTAAGAGGCAATGAAGAAGGTCCGAGATTCTATCACGTAATTTCTAAACTACTCAAAAATTTTGGAGAGCCAATAATCCGCAAGGCAGTGAAGCAGGCGATGCTGATGCTTGGTAAGCACTTTATTGTTGGAGAAACTATAGAAGAAGCATTGGAGAGTATAAGGTCGGATAGCCATAGCAAATTTTTATGCTCTTTTAGTATACTTGGTGAAGCCGCTCACACAGCTGAGAATGCTGAAGAATATTTTAATTCATATATGCATGCAATAAAAGCTATAGGTGAATCCACTGATACAAGCGATTGTTTTAAGTCACATGGAATTTCAATCAAGTTTTCTTCGTTGCATCCACGTTATGAATTCTGTCAATTCGGTAATATAGCCGGAGAGCTGAAGACTAAGGTATTGGAACTTTGTCATGAAGCAAAAAAGTACAATATTTCATTATGTATAGATGCAGAAGAGTCAGAAAGACTTGAGATGTCATTAGTTTTATTCGAGCAATTGCGTCTTGATGAGTCACTTTCACAGTGGGAAGGACTTGGCTTAGCTGTGCAAGCGTATCAAAAACGTGCTTTGTCTGTTCTTGACTTTGTTGAGGATGTTGCTATTCGATCAAAGCATAAAATTATGGTAAGACTTGTGAAAGGAGCATATTGGGACTCAGAAATCAAGCGCACGCAAGAGTTGGGGTTAAGTAGTTACCCAGTGTTTACTAGAAAAAGCTACACTGATGTATGCTACCTTGCCTGTGCGCGGAAACTTTTGAGTAAGGCAAGTCACTTTTATCCATGCTTTGGAACTCATAATGCTTATACTTTTGCTACTATAGTAGAGCTCGCTGATAAAAATCATCCTGGATTTGAGTTCCAACGCTTACACGGAATAGGTAAGAATTTATATGATTATGCAATGTCAGAACTTGCAACAAGTATCGATTGTCGTATATATGCACCGGTTGGTAAACATAGTGATTTATTGCCATACCTTATTAGACGCCTTCTTGAAAACGGAGCTAATAGCTCATTTGTCAATCAAATAAATGGTTCTGATGTTAAGATTGAAGAGTTAATTTCAGATCCATTAGAAAAAGCTAAAAGCTTAGGGTATGAACCTCACTCAAGCATTCCATTGCCACAAGATATTTTTGGAGAGGAAAGAAAGAACTCCTTAGGAATGGACATTGGTGATTCAGTTACAGTTTCACAATTTGCAAATGATATAAAAGAATTAAGTGGGAAGAAATGGCAAGTTGGACCAATAATTAATGGAGAGTCGCTGTTTGACAGTGCTAAATTTATCGAAGTGGTTAATCCAGCACACTTGGAAAACGTAATTGGGGAAGTGTCAAATACAACTAGCGATCAGGCTTTAAATGCTCTTGAAGTAGCCCATAGTGCTTTTATTAAATGGCAAAATGTTTCAGCAGAAAAGCGTACTGTGTACCTTGAAAAAGCTGCAGATTTGCTTGAAGAAAAGATGAAAGAATTGATTTACATTCTAATTGTGGAAGCAGGGAAAGTTCTATCCGACGCAATAACAGAAGTAAGAGAAGCAGTAGACTTTTTGCGTTACTATGCAATAATAGCAAGAAATGAACTGAGTAATTGGAAAAAACTGCAAGGCCCGACAGGCGAAGATAACTTCATCTTTTTTGAGGGTAGAGGAGTTTTCTTATGCATATCACCGTGGAATTTTCCACTTGCTATCTTCATTGGGCAGGTTTCAGCTGCACTTGCAGCAGGTAATGCAGTACTGGCAAAACCAGCAGAGCAAACGCCGATTATTGCCTATGAAGCTGTTAAGATATTACACGAAGCTGGGATACCAAAAGATGTACTGCATCTTATTCCAGGAGATGGTCAATATTTAGGTAAAGCACTAGTGCCAGATAATAGAATCTCTGGTGTAGCTTTTACTGGTTCAACACAAACTGCTCAAATGATTAATAGAATGCTTGCTAGCAGGAATGGTCCCATTGTGCCATTTATTGCTGAAACTGGCGGATTAAATGCTATGATTGTTGACAGCTCTGCTCTCTTGGAGCAAGTGACTGTAGATGTTCTGCTTTCTGCATTTCGCAGCGCTGGCCAACGCTGTTCTGCGCTTAAGGTGCTATTTATTCAAGAAGATATAGCAGAAAAACAGATAAAAATGATATGTGATGCGGCTCAAGAGTTAAAGGTTGGTGATCCGATACAACTTAGCACTGATATTGGTCCAATAATTGACAAAGCATCTATTGATATGCTGACTAAATATACGGAGAAGATGTCAGGAGATAGGGATTCAAGCCTTTTATCCAAGGTGCCTATGGATACAAATTCTCATAACGGTCATTTCTTTTCTCCATATATTTATGAGATACAAAAGATTTCGCAATTAAAACAAGAAGTGTTTGGCCCTATTTTGCATATCATACGTTTTAATAAGTCGCAATTAAATGGAGTTATAAGTGATATAAATAATACAGGATATGGGCTTACTTTTTCTTTGCAGAGCCGCATACAAAATCAAATCGATTCAATAAGTAGAAAAATATCAGTTGGAAATGTGTACATCAACCGCGATCAGGTGGGTGCAACAGTTGGCGTGCAACCATTTGGCGGTAGAGGACTATCTGGCACTGGACCGAAAGCTGGAGGTCCTAATTATTTGCAGCGTTTTTCTACAGAAAAAGTTGTAAGTGTAAACACTGCAGCATTTGGCGGTAACACTAAACTTATGTGCTTGGATTGA
- the trpS gene encoding tryptophan--tRNA ligase: MTGVVFSGTQPSGVLHLGNYLGAIKQWVTLQDKYKSIFCIVDLYAITANKLSASELKSNIFKTAAAYIACGIDPEKSIIFNQSTISSHTELSWLLGCYTPVGWLNRMTQFKDKAGSDKQKASLGLYSYPVLMAADILLYRTKYVPVGDDQKQHLELARDIALAFNNHYKLGHFVIPEILVLDHASRIMSLRDGTSKMSKSPPSEYSCINLDDTDDLIVKKVGKAKTDSILGFDFATLKCRPEISNLINIYSVLSNLDVDKVCEEMNKYDMQHFKGELADLIISVISPIREEINDLLKDQSHLYRVLKKGTEKAAEIVGHNIKEIKNIIGFVQ; this comes from the coding sequence ATGACAGGCGTAGTCTTTTCAGGCACTCAACCAAGTGGTGTACTACATTTAGGTAATTATCTTGGTGCAATTAAGCAGTGGGTGACTTTACAAGATAAATACAAATCTATTTTTTGTATAGTTGATTTGTATGCGATCACAGCCAATAAGCTTTCTGCAAGTGAATTAAAAAGTAATATTTTTAAAACAGCAGCAGCTTATATCGCGTGTGGAATAGATCCAGAAAAATCCATTATTTTTAATCAGTCTACAATTAGTAGTCATACAGAACTCAGTTGGCTGCTCGGGTGCTACACACCAGTTGGTTGGCTTAATCGTATGACTCAATTTAAAGATAAGGCTGGAAGTGATAAACAAAAAGCCTCTCTTGGGTTATATAGTTACCCAGTGCTTATGGCTGCAGATATATTGCTATATCGAACTAAATACGTCCCTGTTGGTGATGATCAAAAACAGCACTTGGAGCTCGCACGCGACATTGCATTAGCTTTCAATAATCACTATAAGCTTGGTCATTTCGTTATACCTGAAATCCTAGTTTTAGATCATGCATCGAGGATAATGAGCTTAAGAGATGGTACAAGCAAAATGAGTAAATCTCCCCCTTCAGAATATTCGTGCATTAACCTTGACGACACAGATGACTTGATTGTTAAAAAAGTAGGAAAAGCAAAAACAGATTCAATACTAGGCTTTGATTTTGCTACTTTAAAGTGTCGTCCGGAAATAAGCAATTTGATAAACATTTACTCAGTGCTTAGTAATTTAGATGTAGATAAAGTGTGTGAAGAAATGAATAAGTATGATATGCAGCACTTTAAAGGAGAGTTAGCTGATTTAATCATAAGTGTTATATCACCCATACGTGAAGAAATAAATGATCTTTTAAAAGATCAATCTCACTTATATAGAGTGTTAAAAAAAGGCACAGAAAAAGCAGCGGAAATTGTTGGCCATAACATAAAGGAAATCAAAAATATTATAGGGTTTGTTCAATAA
- the ubiA gene encoding 4-hydroxybenzoate octaprenyltransferase: MHFNCYFSLMRLHSLTGLWLVLFPGLSGIVLASTSLSWQTFLLLILFTIGAFLMRPAGCIINDIFDRKIDAHVERTKYRPLASGKLNVKQALILLFLLLSIALVVLLFTNKTTLILGVISMCMVTIYPLLKRYVWWPQLFLGFTFNMGSLIGWAAVKNQISIEPMLFYIGCIFWTLSYDPIYAHQDKKDDEKLGIKSTALYFGDKTKSWLKRFYLISLMVWLYAGILSSLNNIFYIALLAVGFIFYRQYKHFNPDNSSQCMSIFKNNSYIGLLLFFGIFLDRIVNFAN, translated from the coding sequence ATGCATTTCAATTGTTACTTTTCATTGATGAGGTTGCACAGCTTAACAGGTTTGTGGCTTGTGTTATTTCCTGGTTTAAGTGGTATTGTGCTAGCCTCAACTTCTCTATCTTGGCAGACTTTTCTTCTCCTTATTTTGTTTACCATAGGTGCATTTTTAATGAGACCTGCAGGTTGCATAATCAATGATATTTTCGATAGAAAAATAGATGCGCATGTTGAACGAACAAAATATAGACCACTTGCAAGTGGCAAATTAAACGTAAAGCAAGCTTTGATTTTACTTTTTCTGTTACTATCTATTGCCCTAGTCGTTCTACTGTTTACTAACAAAACTACACTTATACTTGGAGTAATTTCAATGTGTATGGTAACTATTTACCCCTTATTGAAGCGTTATGTTTGGTGGCCACAATTGTTTCTAGGGTTTACTTTCAATATGGGATCACTTATAGGCTGGGCAGCAGTGAAGAACCAGATCAGTATAGAACCCATGCTCTTTTATATAGGATGCATCTTTTGGACGCTGAGTTATGACCCCATATACGCCCATCAGGATAAAAAGGATGATGAAAAACTCGGAATAAAATCAACTGCATTATATTTTGGTGATAAAACAAAATCTTGGCTAAAAAGGTTTTACTTAATATCTCTCATGGTGTGGCTATACGCCGGTATTTTATCATCATTGAACAACATTTTTTACATTGCTCTGCTTGCTGTAGGATTTATATTTTATCGCCAGTACAAACATTTTAATCCTGACAACTCTAGTCAATGCATGTCCATATTTAAAAATAATTCCTATATAGGACTACTACTTTTTTTCGGCATCTTTTTAGATAGGATTGTGAACTTTGCCAATTAG
- a CDS encoding efflux RND transporter permease subunit, with protein MDQPLSEFVKIQDSRSIPAIEWNMSIDKNKATSSGVSVAAIGDFIKMITNGVFIGKYRSNNLNREIDIVLYFPKKDRNMKAVENLFINMANSLYPIGNVVKYAPEKKINKLSRINGLRTVTISADVDPGYLVDERVKFIQNSIARDWNKEV; from the coding sequence ATGGACCAGCCTTTATCAGAGTTTGTAAAGATTCAAGACAGCAGATCAATACCTGCAATAGAATGGAACATGAGTATTGACAAAAATAAGGCTACAAGTTCTGGGGTAAGTGTTGCAGCTATTGGCGACTTTATAAAAATGATTACAAATGGAGTATTCATTGGAAAATATAGATCAAATAACCTGAATAGAGAAATCGACATTGTACTTTACTTTCCTAAAAAGGACCGCAACATGAAGGCTGTGGAAAATCTTTTTATTAATATGGCTAACAGCCTGTACCCTATAGGCAACGTAGTAAAATATGCTCCAGAAAAAAAGATAAATAAACTGAGTAGAATTAATGGATTACGCACAGTGACAATCTCTGCTGATGTTGACCCTGGTTATTTAGTTGATGAAAGGGTTAAGTTCATTCAAAATTCAATTGCTCGAGATTGGAACAAGGAAGTTTAA
- a CDS encoding ribosome-binding factor A, producing MRKEIRNLKIASVLRRAISKVLMEGKVFNKNVVISDVKLSGDLKKADVYIVLSSLSKKKYNINTVVDEINQSAWLIRKSILSYVDLRFIPKLVFKADLAFDNFVNISKILSNYT from the coding sequence ATGAGAAAGGAAATCAGAAACCTAAAAATAGCATCTGTATTGCGTAGAGCAATATCCAAAGTCTTAATGGAGGGTAAGGTGTTCAATAAAAATGTAGTAATATCTGATGTAAAATTAAGTGGAGATTTGAAAAAAGCAGATGTATATATTGTGTTATCCTCATTAAGCAAAAAAAAATATAATATTAATACTGTTGTTGATGAAATTAACCAATCTGCGTGGTTAATACGCAAATCCATATTGAGTTATGTTGATTTGCGATTTATACCAAAGTTAGTTTTTAAGGCTGATTTAGCGTTCGATAATTTTGTTAACATAAGCAAAATACTAAGTAATTATACTTAA
- a CDS encoding efflux RND transporter permease subunit, which translates to MCSYQWAVIVLEISKRNGKNIIDTVNQVKYLVDKVRDQLPKNLKVVYLNDQLKDVRNVLDNLENCMIFTVLLILIIMIFSMGTRIAILVALSIPGSFLIGIIALYFMSITLNIIVLFSLIMAIGMLVDDAIVVN; encoded by the coding sequence ATTTGCTCGTATCAATGGGCTGTCATAGTATTAGAGATTTCAAAACGTAATGGAAAAAACATAATAGATACAGTAAATCAAGTAAAATACTTAGTGGATAAGGTACGAGACCAGCTGCCTAAAAATCTAAAAGTGGTGTATTTAAATGACCAGTTGAAAGATGTCCGTAATGTATTGGATAACCTAGAAAACTGCATGATATTTACTGTATTGCTGATATTGATCATAATGATATTCTCTATGGGAACAAGGATTGCTATCCTTGTAGCACTTTCGATACCTGGCTCTTTTCTTATTGGAATAATAGCCCTTTACTTTATGAGCATAACTTTAAATATTATCGTACTTTTTAGTTTAATTATGGCGATTGGTATGCTAGTTGATGATGCAATTGTAGTCAACTAA
- the infB gene encoding translation initiation factor IF-2, with product MNSKDISSKKLTLQGFSKLKLDFNLSSSASPSMGATIVKKRRRKTHDTEEQDENKLLGSLTKKEQISRINAVQNAALLKERNLKEKEAIVKKDSIVKEDSNEKTNDRDSATNTSFKETGKEVLNDVSLVELIENNTDNEDNNKKSLKTNKDIYSKHSKRIIAQSIDDKIEQPSVFKQRFGIRNRKSEFTKGKNISREVIIPDEITIKELSIRMAEDSKSVLKMLKEEMGENYGVDGLVDPEVACEIVEKFNHTAKRVSGANKEKNLFFIEERESLPKKPKPPIVTFMGHVDHGKTSLLDAFRESNVAERELGGITQHIGAYQIITKDKKITFIDTPGHEAFTAMRACGANITNIVVIVVAADDGVMKQTIEAMNHAKAANVSIIVAINKIDRSQSGDVERIISSLPQYDLIPEELGGDVIVVPVSAKKKINLDKLEEAILLIAELMKLEAIEDCRALGWVIESKIDKAKGISATLIVEEGTLKVGDMLVVGTAYGKVRSMVNHLGQREKVALPSSPIEITGLNGIPNAGDKFVVVSSEKQAREIAEYRLELIKEKKEDLSNNNLDMFSRNDSEVEELSVVLKCDVTGSIEAISNSIDKLGKDQVKLNILHKAVGGITDSDVLLAEASSAVILAFNVKVDSKIRDLAKRKGVEIHTYSIIYELIDDMRMYLTKMLKPVTREVRIGSASVRQIFNVSRVGNIIGCYVSDGVVKKDSLIKVMRNNKLIYEGKLKALRRFKDNVKEVGTNFECGVSLDGNVDIKVGDILEAHQLVQEERVL from the coding sequence ATGAATAGTAAAGATATCAGTAGCAAAAAATTAACACTCCAAGGCTTTAGTAAGCTTAAATTAGACTTCAATTTGAGCTCTTCAGCAAGTCCAAGTATGGGAGCTACAATAGTAAAAAAAAGAAGAAGAAAAACTCATGACACAGAAGAACAAGATGAAAATAAATTATTAGGTTCTTTAACAAAAAAAGAGCAAATTTCTCGTATTAATGCTGTACAGAACGCTGCTTTGCTGAAAGAAAGGAATCTAAAAGAAAAAGAAGCCATAGTAAAAAAAGATAGTATAGTAAAAGAAGATAGTAATGAAAAGACTAACGACAGAGATAGCGCCACGAACACTTCATTTAAAGAAACTGGAAAGGAAGTTTTGAACGATGTTAGCTTAGTTGAGCTAATAGAGAATAACACTGACAACGAAGATAATAATAAAAAGTCTTTAAAGACTAACAAAGATATATATTCCAAGCATTCTAAGCGGATAATTGCACAATCAATAGATGACAAAATTGAGCAACCTTCTGTGTTTAAGCAAAGATTTGGTATAAGAAATAGAAAATCAGAATTCACTAAGGGTAAAAATATCTCAAGGGAAGTTATTATACCAGATGAGATAACAATTAAGGAATTATCTATTCGCATGGCAGAAGATAGCAAAAGTGTGCTAAAGATGTTGAAAGAAGAAATGGGTGAGAATTATGGAGTGGATGGTTTAGTAGATCCAGAAGTAGCATGCGAAATAGTGGAGAAATTCAATCATACGGCTAAACGAGTGAGCGGTGCTAACAAGGAAAAGAATTTGTTTTTTATAGAAGAGAGAGAAAGTTTACCTAAAAAACCTAAACCACCAATTGTCACCTTTATGGGACACGTTGATCATGGTAAAACTTCCTTGCTTGATGCATTTCGTGAATCTAATGTTGCAGAAAGAGAGTTAGGCGGAATAACTCAACACATAGGTGCTTATCAGATAATTACAAAAGATAAAAAAATTACTTTCATTGACACGCCGGGACATGAAGCGTTCACTGCGATGCGTGCGTGTGGCGCTAACATCACTAATATAGTTGTAATAGTAGTTGCGGCTGATGATGGAGTCATGAAACAAACAATTGAAGCAATGAATCATGCAAAAGCGGCAAATGTTTCTATTATAGTTGCTATTAATAAAATTGATAGGTCACAGTCTGGTGATGTAGAGAGGATAATTAGTAGTTTACCTCAATATGATCTCATTCCTGAAGAGCTCGGTGGCGATGTTATAGTTGTGCCAGTATCAGCAAAAAAGAAAATTAATTTGGATAAACTAGAAGAGGCGATTTTATTGATCGCTGAATTAATGAAGCTAGAAGCAATAGAAGATTGTAGGGCACTTGGGTGGGTAATAGAATCTAAAATAGATAAAGCCAAGGGAATATCGGCTACATTGATAGTTGAGGAAGGAACGCTAAAAGTTGGTGATATGTTGGTAGTTGGTACAGCATATGGTAAAGTGCGCAGTATGGTTAATCACCTTGGGCAAAGAGAAAAGGTGGCACTACCATCCTCTCCAATTGAGATTACTGGTCTAAATGGTATACCAAATGCTGGAGATAAATTTGTTGTAGTAAGTTCTGAAAAGCAGGCACGTGAAATTGCTGAGTATAGGTTAGAGTTAATTAAGGAAAAGAAAGAAGATTTAAGCAACAATAATTTAGACATGTTCAGTCGCAATGATAGTGAAGTAGAAGAATTATCTGTAGTTTTAAAGTGCGATGTAACTGGTTCTATTGAAGCAATATCGAATTCAATTGATAAGCTCGGTAAAGACCAAGTAAAATTGAATATCTTACACAAAGCAGTAGGGGGAATAACAGATTCAGATGTGCTGCTTGCAGAAGCATCAAGTGCAGTAATTTTAGCGTTCAATGTCAAAGTAGATTCAAAAATAAGGGATTTAGCAAAAAGGAAGGGTGTAGAAATACATACTTATAGTATAATATACGAACTTATCGACGACATGAGAATGTATTTGACTAAAATGTTAAAGCCTGTGACACGAGAAGTGCGTATTGGCTCTGCATCTGTGAGGCAGATATTTAATGTATCTAGAGTAGGCAATATTATTGGATGTTATGTAAGTGATGGAGTTGTAAAAAAAGATTCTTTAATTAAGGTAATGCGCAATAATAAGTTGATATATGAAGGAAAGTTGAAAGCTTTACGTAGATTTAAGGATAACGTTAAGGAAGTAGGTACAAACTTTGAATGTGGAGTATCTCTGGATGGTAACGTTGATATAAAAGTTGGAGATATTCTTGAAGCTCATCAATTAGTACAAGAAGAAAGGGTGTTATAG
- the nusA gene encoding transcription termination factor NusA gives MIADRKRSVKQKSDKNNLVGNLDIIKTAGEISLQKGLDFEVIMKALESAIEAVAYQKYGSKSKVVVNIDRSTGEVISYRELKVVDDEPNGEEHNGYGSITLTQAKLIKEDAKVGDTINELLSLNTDLASARIAQQRIAQVIKYEELKKQYEEFKDKVGEIRYGIVKQVEYSDLIIDINGTRAYLPLRNLIGGELFREGDKIKAYIQTVKRSDDGRQIILSRASEGFLEALLSQEIPEIADGLVTVKGIARDAGSRSKVAVFSPDKNIDPVGACVGVKGERIKAIIHELNGEKIDVVHYFSDLGQFVIKAITPAEVSKVIIDESENCVELIVAEDQLSLAIGKKGQNVRLASELIGWKIEILSTQQESERRNRELSQCSALFAEALNLEEIMGQLLVTEGFSSVEDISNASIKELASIEGFNEDIASELRNRANRYLKAENDRKIEELKSLGMESDVINLPLSIDDKIALSEHGIKTLENIADLSSYEFCSILSSSASDKENLKNTVNSIIMEARKKLGVI, from the coding sequence ATGATTGCTGATCGCAAAAGAAGTGTTAAACAGAAAAGTGACAAAAATAACTTAGTAGGAAATCTTGATATAATAAAGACAGCGGGGGAGATTTCACTTCAGAAAGGTCTAGATTTTGAAGTTATAATGAAAGCATTAGAAAGTGCTATAGAAGCAGTAGCTTATCAAAAGTATGGTAGCAAAAGTAAGGTTGTGGTTAATATAGATAGAAGCACAGGTGAGGTTATTTCGTACAGAGAATTAAAGGTCGTTGATGATGAACCAAATGGAGAAGAGCATAACGGATATGGGTCAATTACGCTTACACAAGCCAAATTAATAAAGGAGGATGCAAAAGTTGGAGACACTATTAATGAATTGCTCTCTCTTAATACTGATCTTGCCTCAGCAAGAATTGCCCAGCAAAGGATTGCTCAAGTAATTAAATATGAAGAGTTAAAGAAGCAATATGAAGAATTTAAGGACAAAGTAGGGGAAATAAGGTATGGTATTGTTAAACAAGTAGAATATTCAGATCTGATTATAGACATAAATGGTACTAGGGCATATCTTCCATTGCGAAATTTAATCGGTGGTGAATTATTTCGCGAAGGTGATAAGATTAAAGCTTATATACAAACTGTTAAGCGCTCTGACGATGGACGTCAAATTATTCTTTCTCGGGCAAGTGAAGGCTTTTTGGAGGCATTACTAAGTCAGGAGATACCGGAGATTGCTGATGGGTTAGTGACAGTTAAGGGTATAGCTAGAGATGCTGGTTCAAGGTCCAAAGTTGCCGTTTTCTCTCCCGATAAGAATATTGATCCAGTAGGTGCATGTGTTGGAGTTAAGGGAGAGAGAATAAAAGCCATCATACATGAATTAAATGGTGAAAAAATTGATGTCGTGCATTACTTTTCAGACTTAGGCCAATTTGTTATTAAAGCAATCACTCCTGCGGAAGTATCGAAGGTTATTATTGATGAAAGTGAAAATTGCGTAGAACTAATAGTCGCTGAAGATCAATTGAGTTTGGCAATAGGAAAAAAGGGTCAAAATGTGAGACTAGCTTCGGAGCTTATTGGGTGGAAGATTGAGATACTAAGCACTCAACAAGAATCGGAAAGGCGCAATAGAGAGCTTAGTCAGTGTTCAGCTCTATTCGCTGAAGCTTTAAACTTAGAGGAGATTATGGGTCAACTGTTAGTCACAGAAGGCTTTTCAAGTGTAGAAGATATATCGAATGCTTCCATTAAAGAGCTTGCTTCAATAGAAGGCTTTAACGAGGATATTGCAAGTGAACTGCGTAACAGGGCAAATAGATATCTAAAAGCAGAAAATGATAGAAAAATAGAAGAGTTAAAAAGTTTAGGTATGGAAAGTGATGTGATCAATTTACCTTTATCAATAGATGATAAAATTGCTCTTAGTGAACATGGTATTAAAACTTTAGAAAACATAGCAGATTTGTCAAGCTATGAATTTTGTAGTATACTTTCTTCTTCAGCGAGTGATAAAGAAAACTTAAAAAACACAGTGAACTCAATAATCATGGAAGCGCGCAAGAAGCTTGGTGTAATATAA